The Tautonia plasticadhaerens nucleotide sequence GGGCCCGACGCGCCCCCACGCCCACCCATTGATCCGACCCGACCCAGGCCCCTGACCGTCGAGAACCGTTGCGATGCGAGCGAGGAAAGGTTCGGCCCGCCGACGGGCCAAGAAGCGATTGTTGAAGGAAGCCAAGGGCTTCGTCGGCGGCCGCCGACGGCTCTACGTGACGGCCAAGGAGACCCTGCTCCGCGCCGGCATGTTCGCCTTCCGGGACCGCCGGGCCAAGAAGCGCGAATTCCGACGCCTCTGGATCACCCGCATCAGCGCCGCCGTCGAGATGCGGGGGCTGCGCTACAGCCGGTTCATCCAGGGGCTGAAGCTCTGCGAGATCGGCCTGGACCGCAAGAGCCTCTCGGAACTGGCCATCCACGACCCCGAGACCTTCGACACGATCGCCGACCGCGTCCGGGCCAAGCTCCAGGAAGTGGGCGCCATCCCGGCCGCCGCCACCGCCTGAGCCGGGCCCGCCCGTCCCCCCGGCCGATCGACCGAGCACCCCGAGGCGGGCCCCGCCCCCTCTCATCGAGAGCGGGTGGGAGACCCCCACCCGACCCGACCGATGGAACTCCCCGAGGCGATCGAGCAGCTCGAATCGCTGGAGGCCGCCGGCCTGGCGGCCTTCCGCTCCGCCGAGGTCACCGATGCGGTCGAGGCCGCCCGCATCGAGTTCCTCGGCCTGAAGCAGGGCCGGATCAAGGCCGCCCAGGAGCGGCTCAAGGCGGTCGAGCCCTCGGACCGAAAGGCGTACGGCCAGCGCTTCAACGCCGCCAAGAAGGCGCTGGAGGCGGCCTGGGAAGCGGCCAAAGCCCGGGTCGATCGCCCCTCGGACGCCGCCTCGGGGATCGACGTCACGCTCCCCGGCTCGCCCCGCCCCCGGCTCGGCCACCGACACCCGCTGACCCAGACCGCCGACGAGTTGATCGACCTGTTCGGCCGGCTCGGCTTCGGCGTGGCCCGGGGGCCCGAGGTCGAGGACGTCTTCCACAACTTCGAGGCGCTGAACATCCCCCCGGCCCACCCGGCCCGGGATCCGGCCGACAACTTCTACCTGAGCGACGGCGCCCTGCTCCGCAGCCAGACCAGCACGATCCAGATCCGGGTCATGGAGCGCCAGCCCCCGCCGGTCCGGATCGTCGCCATCGGCCGGGTCTATCGGCCCGACGAGGTGGACCCGACGCACTCGTTCATGTTCCACCAGATCGAGGGGCTGATGGTCGACCGGGGCATCACCATGGCCCACCTCAAGAGCACCCTCCGGTTGTTCGCCGAGGGCTACCTCGGACGGGACGTGAAGATCCGGTTCCGCCCGTCCTTCTTCCCGTTCACCGAGCCGAGCGTCGAGGTGGACATGCTCTGGCACGGCGGGGATCGATGGGTTGAAATGGGGGGGGCCGGCATGGTCGACCCCAACGTCCTCCGAGCCGTCGGTTACGACCCGGACGAGGTGACCGGCTTCGCCTTCGGGCTCGGCGTCGAGCGGCTCTGCATGCGGAAGCACGGGATCGACGACATCCGGCAATTCACCCTCAACGACGTCCGGTTCCTGTCCCAGTTCTGAACCGGAGCCGAGCCGGATCGAACCGACCCACGCCCGGCGCCCCGGCGACCGGTCCCCCCCGCCCCGTCCGACCGAGCGAACGAGGTCCTGACGATGTCCCACGGCGAAGACCGAGTGATCGTCTCGTCCGGCGCCACTGCCGGGCTCTCCGCGGCCCACCACCGCGATTTCCCCGAGATCCGGGCCGAGGGGGAGAGTCCCGCCGACGCCGCCTCCCAGCTCGTCCACCACCTCACCCGGGCCCTGGACACCGCCCTCACCGATTGGCGGCGGTCGGCCATCGAGCAGGCCATCGCCGACGTGAAAGCCTACTCCCAGCAGGCCTAGGGCTCTCCCCCACCCCCCTCGGCGTCGGGCCTGATCCGACCCCGGCCCCCGGAACCGGATCGCATGGCGACCGCTTCTCGACTCCCGAGCATGGCGCCCATCCCCAGTCCTCCCGCCCCCGAACCGCCGGCGGGCCGGGTCCGGTTCACCGTCTCGGATTACTACCGCATGGCCGAGGCCGGCATCCTCGACGAGGACTCCCGGGTCGAGCTGATCGACGGGGATCTGATCGCGATGTGCCCGATCGGCCCGAGGCATTCCGCAGAGGTCAATCGGCTCACCGCACTCCTCTCCGCCCGCCTCGCAGGCCGGGCGATCGTCAGCGTCCAGAACCCGATCCGGCTCGACGACCACTCCGAGCCCGAGCCCGACCTGATGCTCGTCCGACCCCGGGAGGATTACTACGCCTCCGCGCACCCCGGCCCGGCCGACGCGCTCCTGCTGATCGAGGTCATGGACTCTTCGGCCGCCTACGACCGGGGGACGAAGCTCGGCCTCTACGCCCGGTTCGGCGTGGCCGAGGTCTGGCTGATCGACCTGGACGAGTACCGCGTCGAGGTCCACCTCGCCCCCGTGGACGGCATCTATACCCAACGACTGATCCGGGGGCGGGGGCAAGCCGTCGCCCCGGCCGCCTTCCCCGACGTGGAGCTGGACGTGGACGCCATCCTCGGCTGACCCGCCTCGATCTCCCCACCACCCACCCCACCGAAGCCGCCGAAGTCCACCGCCATGATCGTCAGCTGGAACTGGTTGACCGACTACGTCCGCCTCGACATGACGGCCGACGAGCTGGCCGATCGCCTGGCCCTGACCGGCCTGAATCACGAGGGGACGGCCGAGGTCGGCGGCGACCTGGCGATCGACCTGGAGGTGACGAGCAACCGGCCCGACTGCCTCGGCCACCTGGGGATCGCCCGGGAGATCGCCGCCGTGTTCGGCGCCCGGGGTTACCGGGAGCCCTCCCCGAATCCGCCCCGATCCGGGCCTCCCGCCGCCGAGGCCACGGGCGTGACGGTCGACGAGCCCGGCCTCTGCCCCCGATTCACGGCCCGGGTCGTGACCGGTGCGAAGGTCGGGCCGAGCCCCTGGTGGATGCGGAAGCGGCTGGAGACGCTGGGCGTCCGATGCATCAACAACATCGTCGACGTCACGAACTACGTGATGTTCGAGTGCGGCCAGCCGCTGCATGCCTACGACCTCGACGCCCTCGCCGGCCGACGGCTGGTCGTCCGCAAGGCGACCTCGGGAGAGACGCTCGTCGCCATCAACGGCAAGACCTACGAACTCGCCCCGGGAATGCTGGTCATCGCCGACGCCGATCGGCCCGTCGGCCTGGCCGGGGTGATGGGGGGCCTCGACACCGAGATCGCCGACGCGACGACCGACATCCTGATCGAGGCCGCTCGATTCGATGCGCTCTCGGTCCGTCGGACCTCGCGATCCCTCGGCCTGATGAGCCCGTCGAGCTATCGGTTCGAGCGGCCGATGGACCCGGAGCGGACCTACTGGGCCAGCCGGAGGTGCGCCGACCTGATCCTGGAGCTGGCCGGGGGGACCCTGCACGAGGGGGTCATCGACCTGGCCGCCGAGCCCCCGCCGGAGCGGCCGGCGGTGATGCTCCGGTTCTCCCAGATCGCCCGGGTGCTGGGGATCGAGATCCCCCGGGTCCGGGTCGAGGCGATCCTGGAGTCGCTGGGGCTGGAGCGCGTCTGGCACGACGACCACGCCGCCTCCTTCCGGCCCCCGAGCTGGCGGAGCGACCTGGGCCGCGAGATCGACCTGATCGAGGAGGCCGCCCGGGTCTACGGCTATGAGCACATCCCCGAGGACCGGCCCGTGCCGCTGGCGGCCTCCAGCCTCGGCCGTCGGGAGCGGATCGAACGGGCCGTCCGGGAGGCGCTGACTGGCCTCGGGCTCGACGAGGCGGTCGGCTTCAGCCTCGTGCCCGACGAGCTGATCGCGCCGCTCGACCCGATGCCCGTCGAGGCGCCGATCCGGGCCGAGCATCCCGACTTCCGCAAGAACAGCGCCCTGAGGCAGAGCCTCGTCCCGAGCCTGCTCGCCGCCCGGGGCTACAACGAGGCGCACGGTGTCCCCGACGCCCGGCTCTTCGAGGTCGCCCACGTCTACCTCCCCCGTCCGGGACGGCCCCTGCCGGACGAGTCTCCCCGGGTCGCCTTCGTGACCGGGACCGACTTCCCGGGGATCAAGGGGATCGTCGAGGCGCTGCTCGATCGCCTGCACCCGGCCGGTCAGCTCGACGCCCGCCCGGCCTCGCCGTCGCCGATGGCGGACGGCCGATCGGCCGAGTTGCTCCTGGGTGGGCTGCACCTCGGCTACGCCGGGGAGATCGACGCGGACGCCTCGAAACGGTTCGGCCTCCGGGGCCGCTGCGCCGCGGCTGAGCTGAGCCTCGACGCCCTGATCGACCGCGCCGACCTCGCCCCGTCGTATCGTCCGGTGCCGATCT carries:
- the rplT gene encoding 50S ribosomal protein L20; this encodes MRARKGSARRRAKKRLLKEAKGFVGGRRRLYVTAKETLLRAGMFAFRDRRAKKREFRRLWITRISAAVEMRGLRYSRFIQGLKLCEIGLDRKSLSELAIHDPETFDTIADRVRAKLQEVGAIPAAATA
- the pheS gene encoding phenylalanine--tRNA ligase subunit alpha, translating into MELPEAIEQLESLEAAGLAAFRSAEVTDAVEAARIEFLGLKQGRIKAAQERLKAVEPSDRKAYGQRFNAAKKALEAAWEAAKARVDRPSDAASGIDVTLPGSPRPRLGHRHPLTQTADELIDLFGRLGFGVARGPEVEDVFHNFEALNIPPAHPARDPADNFYLSDGALLRSQTSTIQIRVMERQPPPVRIVAIGRVYRPDEVDPTHSFMFHQIEGLMVDRGITMAHLKSTLRLFAEGYLGRDVKIRFRPSFFPFTEPSVEVDMLWHGGDRWVEMGGAGMVDPNVLRAVGYDPDEVTGFAFGLGVERLCMRKHGIDDIRQFTLNDVRFLSQF
- a CDS encoding Uma2 family endonuclease; amino-acid sequence: MAPIPSPPAPEPPAGRVRFTVSDYYRMAEAGILDEDSRVELIDGDLIAMCPIGPRHSAEVNRLTALLSARLAGRAIVSVQNPIRLDDHSEPEPDLMLVRPREDYYASAHPGPADALLLIEVMDSSAAYDRGTKLGLYARFGVAEVWLIDLDEYRVEVHLAPVDGIYTQRLIRGRGQAVAPAAFPDVELDVDAILG
- the pheT gene encoding phenylalanine--tRNA ligase subunit beta, producing MIVSWNWLTDYVRLDMTADELADRLALTGLNHEGTAEVGGDLAIDLEVTSNRPDCLGHLGIAREIAAVFGARGYREPSPNPPRSGPPAAEATGVTVDEPGLCPRFTARVVTGAKVGPSPWWMRKRLETLGVRCINNIVDVTNYVMFECGQPLHAYDLDALAGRRLVVRKATSGETLVAINGKTYELAPGMLVIADADRPVGLAGVMGGLDTEIADATTDILIEAARFDALSVRRTSRSLGLMSPSSYRFERPMDPERTYWASRRCADLILELAGGTLHEGVIDLAAEPPPERPAVMLRFSQIARVLGIEIPRVRVEAILESLGLERVWHDDHAASFRPPSWRSDLGREIDLIEEAARVYGYEHIPEDRPVPLAASSLGRRERIERAVREALTGLGLDEAVGFSLVPDELIAPLDPMPVEAPIRAEHPDFRKNSALRQSLVPSLLAARGYNEAHGVPDARLFEVAHVYLPRPGRPLPDESPRVAFVTGTDFPGIKGIVEALLDRLHPAGQLDARPASPSPMADGRSAELLLGGLHLGYAGEIDADASKRFGLRGRCAAAELSLDALIDRADLAPSYRPVPIYPSVTRDLSLVIDRAIPWSELAEAVRGSGGPTLESVEFLDTFEGAGVPEGRHSLHFGMSFRRSDRTLTGEEVEASIRRIVDACRARFDASLRAS